In Caretta caretta isolate rCarCar2 chromosome 4, rCarCar1.hap1, whole genome shotgun sequence, one genomic interval encodes:
- the ADRA1D gene encoding alpha-1D adrenergic receptor isoform X2, whose protein sequence is MTFPDLINASLNGNRTGQGSANRSWREWGLPGEEAETNGTSLPLALDLQAVGVGVFLALFILSAIVGNILVILSVACNRHLQTVTNYFIVNLAIADLLLSTTVLPFSATLEVLGSWAFGRIFCDIWAAVDVLCCSASIMSLCIISVDRYIGVKYSLKYPAIMTEKKALVILGVVWLSSMIISIGPLLGWKEPPPPDESICSITEEPGYALFSSLFSFYLPLMVILVMYFRVYVVARRTTKSLEAGVKKERGKSMEVVLRIHCRSVAEDSLSSSRGKGHTFRSSLSVRLLKFSREKKAAKTLAIVVGVFILCWFPFFFVLPFGVCLHTESNANEKIVGTSEEINWKK, encoded by the coding sequence ATGACTTTCCCTGATCTGATCAATGCCAGCTTGAATGGGAACCGGACGGGACAGGGCAGCGCGAACCGGTCctggagggagtgggggctgcCGGGGGAGGAAGCGGAGACCAATGGCACCTCCCTGCCTTTGGCCCTGGATCTCCAGGCGGTGGGCGTAGGCGTCTTCCTGGCCCTCTTCATCCTTTCGGCCATCGTGGGCAACATCCTGGTGATCCTCTCGGTGGCCTGCAACCGGCACCTGCAGACGGTCACCAACTACTTCATCGTCAACCTGGCCATCGCGGACCTGCTGCTCAGCACCACCGTCCTGCCCTTCTCGGCCACCCTGGAGGTGCTGGGCTCCTGGGCTTTCGGGCGCATCTTCTGCGACATCTGGGCGGCGGTGGATGTCTTGTGCTGCTCCGCCTCCATCATGAGCCTGTGCATCATCTCGGTGGACAGGTACATCGGGGTCAAGTACTCCCTCAAGTACCCCGCCATCATGACCGAGAAGAAGGCGCTGGTGATCCTCGGGGTGGTCTGGCTCTCCTCCATGATCATCTCCATCGGGCCCCTGCTGGGATGGAAGGAGCCGCCTCCCCCGGACGAGAGCATCTGCAGCATCACCGAGGAGCCGGGCTAtgccctcttctcctccctcttctccttctACCTGCCTCTCATGGTCATCCTGGTGATGTACTTCAGGGTCTACGTGGTGGCCCGGCGGACCACCAAGAGCCTGGAGGCGGGGGTCAAGAAGGAGAGGGGCAAGTCCATGGAAGTGGTGCTGAGGATCCACTGTCGCAGCGTGGCGGAGGACTCGCTCTCCAGCTCCCGGGGCAAAGGGCACACCTTCAGGAGCTCGCTTTCCGTGCGCCTCCTGAAGTTCTCCCGGGAGAAGAAAGCGGCCAAGACCCTGGCCATCGTCGTGGGGGTTTTCATTCTCTGCTGGTTCCCTTTCTTCTTCGTCCTGCCTTTCG